A section of the Luteolibacter rhizosphaerae genome encodes:
- a CDS encoding M10 family metallopeptidase domain-containing protein, with translation MKFAIPLMLVAAAPCTEAITIEIRYELAGSSFYNQVGAKEALRAAADFYEDLISDSLGAINPAQYPSAAWTPTYASPVNGNTVSMNAQANLVVPANTIIIYAGSMNLGSAAARAGAGGINLGGSSLAWWNQVYNRGEPGAVQLVQIGGNVNFTSNPTDFAPWGGVIFFNSAIANWNFSTSNATGTAGPDALSVALHELGHILGLGTYRADCSWTTLINQANGKFMGPLALNSFGVNPQTDAVHVLPGVTKSRAYGCFGVPHGTAVFPLMSESLPVSNTFDVPTDLDLAMLRDIGWELTLPERQIGISKGAGAASVSVPTSTGFNYEIRRSTNLSSWGSPVATLQGNGQVKSWADSTVPSKAFYRVTRVAAAPAGAAAPMVAVKDTGDSGLVPPPAPEPTLCGCGGTH, from the coding sequence ATGAAATTTGCAATTCCACTGATGCTTGTGGCCGCGGCTCCTTGCACGGAAGCCATCACCATCGAGATCCGCTACGAGCTTGCCGGCAGTAGCTTCTATAACCAAGTGGGGGCGAAGGAGGCTCTGAGAGCCGCGGCGGACTTTTATGAGGATCTGATCTCCGATTCGCTCGGTGCGATCAACCCCGCTCAGTATCCCAGCGCTGCATGGACTCCCACCTACGCCAGTCCGGTGAACGGGAATACGGTGAGCATGAACGCCCAGGCGAATCTGGTGGTGCCGGCGAATACCATCATCATCTATGCCGGATCGATGAATCTGGGTTCCGCCGCCGCGCGTGCCGGGGCTGGCGGCATCAATCTCGGCGGCAGCTCCTTGGCGTGGTGGAATCAGGTCTACAACCGGGGCGAGCCGGGTGCGGTGCAGTTGGTGCAAATCGGCGGCAATGTGAACTTCACATCGAACCCGACGGACTTCGCTCCATGGGGAGGTGTGATCTTCTTCAATTCCGCGATCGCGAACTGGAACTTCTCCACCAGCAACGCGACCGGAACGGCAGGGCCGGATGCGCTCTCGGTGGCGCTGCACGAACTCGGGCATATCCTGGGTCTGGGGACCTACCGCGCGGATTGCAGTTGGACCACCCTGATCAATCAGGCCAACGGGAAGTTCATGGGTCCGCTAGCCCTGAATTCCTTCGGGGTGAATCCGCAGACGGATGCCGTCCACGTGCTTCCCGGGGTGACGAAGAGCCGTGCCTATGGTTGCTTCGGTGTTCCGCACGGGACCGCCGTGTTTCCGCTGATGTCGGAGAGCTTGCCGGTGTCCAATACCTTCGATGTGCCGACGGATTTGGATCTGGCGATGCTCCGGGATATCGGCTGGGAGCTGACCCTGCCGGAGCGGCAGATCGGCATTTCCAAGGGCGCAGGTGCCGCGAGTGTCTCGGTGCCGACTTCGACCGGATTCAACTACGAGATTCGTCGTAGTACGAACCTGTCTTCGTGGGGTTCCCCCGTGGCCACGCTACAGGGCAACGGGCAGGTGAAGTCATGGGCCGACTCCACGGTACCTTCCAAGGCCTTCTACCGGGTGACACGGGTCGCAGCCGCACCGGCGGGTGCGGCTGCGCCAATGGTGGCGGTGAAGGATACGGGGGATTCAGGTCTGGTCCCACCCCCGGCGCCCGAGCCGACGCTGTGCGGATGCGGCGGGACTCATTGA
- a CDS encoding PhzF family phenazine biosynthesis protein, which produces MDLPYFQIDAFTSRLFSGNPAGVCLLETWLPDETLQSIAAENNQSETAFVAQGAEGFELRWFTPTVEVDLCGHATLAAAHVLFRHRGLEGDEVSFQTKSGEIGVLRRGELLVLDFPSTPPTACDPPGPLVKGLGKIPLFTAKSRDLLAVYESEEDVRALKPDFAELSRLEGLGVIATAPGMECDFVSRFFAPKAGVNEDPVTGSAHCTLAPYWAEQIGRQELTARQVSARGGELTCLLREDRVAISGRARTYLTGSIHLAAERKAWLTGERPA; this is translated from the coding sequence ATGGACCTGCCCTACTTCCAGATCGACGCATTCACCAGCAGGCTCTTCTCCGGTAATCCGGCAGGCGTCTGCCTGCTGGAAACCTGGCTTCCCGACGAGACGCTCCAGTCGATCGCCGCGGAGAACAACCAATCCGAAACCGCCTTCGTGGCTCAGGGAGCGGAGGGCTTCGAACTCCGTTGGTTCACCCCCACCGTGGAGGTGGACCTCTGCGGTCATGCCACTCTCGCGGCAGCGCATGTTCTCTTCCGCCATCGCGGGCTCGAAGGGGATGAGGTGAGCTTCCAGACAAAGTCCGGCGAGATCGGCGTTCTCCGTCGCGGCGAGCTACTGGTGCTGGACTTCCCTAGCACCCCGCCCACCGCCTGCGATCCTCCGGGACCGCTGGTGAAGGGACTCGGGAAAATTCCCCTCTTCACGGCGAAGTCCCGCGATCTGCTCGCGGTCTATGAGTCCGAAGAGGATGTCCGGGCACTCAAGCCGGACTTCGCCGAACTCTCCCGACTCGAGGGTCTGGGAGTAATCGCGACCGCGCCCGGCATGGAATGCGATTTCGTCTCGCGCTTCTTCGCGCCGAAGGCCGGAGTCAACGAGGATCCGGTTACCGGTTCCGCCCATTGCACGCTGGCCCCCTATTGGGCGGAGCAGATCGGTCGTCAGGAATTGACCGCACGGCAGGTATCGGCGCGCGGTGGCGAGCTCACTTGCCTGCTGCGGGAAGATCGTGTCGCGATCTCCGGCCGGGCACGCACCTATCTGACCGGAAGCATTCATCTGGCAGCGGAGCGCAAGGCTTGGCTCACGGGAGAGCGGCCCGCCTAA
- a CDS encoding M48 family metallopeptidase, with product MTEAQFDALVSQLEAAYKGRHPALARRSAFLAILGYGGLAFFLIAGLALTLLAAAWILYAPSFLSIKVGLVVGIPSAILTFAIIRGLWVRLTAPEGIPVHRRDCPELFQLIDSISRQAGGVKFNQVLLTGELNAAVVQIPRLGVFGWHKTYLILGVPLLDALTPDEFTAVLAHEFAHLSHRHGRLGNWLYRLRVSWVKVMASLSEQGAPRPVIAFINWFWPRFNASAFVLSRAQEYQADAFAAKVTSPQSSAMALQRIAIESQRLDEGFWNDIGRSTASTPRPPEDVFHRMHAFLGTAADPHLENRWLEDALSIETGTADTHPGLKDRLAALGVSATAGSTGKLDIRASDAFLGTTVAMAARDKFSLQWQEHVSPRWQEDHQTKRKIHALLEGISPSTREGKWQQLFMRARLHGVKSIQEELLGFLIENPEHPPANYFRGMHLASEADAAAIAHLEKASERPDLFEGSLNMLAGLYDRLGRSSEISTLKNRAHFNFASMQRAFEERNSTRTSDRFLPPELGPEEQSHLMTLLQRHEAIRGAWVARKKVSEYPAWRSYVLVLAFPRGMRDGAAMEILREVVEGIFVDAHFLAILHDGDETRTAEAVMGSEGSLLLKR from the coding sequence GTGACTGAAGCGCAGTTCGATGCCCTCGTATCCCAACTCGAAGCCGCTTACAAAGGACGCCACCCCGCCTTGGCGCGGCGCTCTGCTTTTCTTGCCATCCTCGGCTATGGCGGGCTCGCTTTCTTTCTCATCGCAGGCCTAGCGCTGACCCTCCTCGCAGCCGCCTGGATCCTCTACGCGCCGAGCTTCCTTTCGATCAAGGTCGGGCTCGTGGTCGGTATTCCCTCAGCTATCCTCACCTTTGCGATCATCCGCGGGCTGTGGGTCCGACTGACGGCACCCGAGGGTATCCCGGTCCATCGTCGCGATTGCCCGGAGCTCTTCCAGCTTATCGACTCGATCTCGCGGCAAGCTGGCGGCGTGAAATTCAACCAGGTTCTACTCACTGGCGAACTAAATGCGGCCGTTGTCCAGATTCCCCGGCTAGGGGTGTTCGGCTGGCATAAGACCTATCTGATCCTCGGCGTCCCTCTCCTGGATGCCCTCACCCCGGACGAGTTCACCGCAGTCTTGGCTCATGAGTTCGCCCACCTCTCCCATCGGCACGGGCGGCTGGGGAACTGGCTCTACCGCCTGCGGGTGTCATGGGTAAAGGTGATGGCTTCCCTTTCCGAGCAGGGAGCACCGCGACCGGTCATCGCCTTCATCAACTGGTTCTGGCCGCGCTTCAACGCGAGCGCCTTCGTCCTCTCCCGCGCCCAAGAATATCAGGCCGACGCTTTTGCCGCGAAGGTCACCTCACCGCAGTCATCCGCCATGGCCTTGCAACGCATCGCCATCGAATCCCAACGCCTGGATGAAGGATTCTGGAATGATATCGGCCGCTCCACGGCCAGCACCCCGCGGCCGCCGGAAGATGTCTTCCACCGCATGCACGCCTTTCTCGGCACGGCGGCAGATCCACACTTGGAGAACCGCTGGCTCGAGGATGCTTTGTCGATCGAGACAGGCACCGCGGATACTCATCCTGGCCTCAAGGACCGTCTCGCAGCGCTGGGAGTAAGCGCGACCGCCGGATCCACCGGAAAACTGGATATCCGTGCTTCCGATGCCTTCCTCGGCACCACGGTGGCCATGGCTGCTCGCGACAAGTTCAGCCTACAGTGGCAGGAGCATGTTTCCCCGCGATGGCAGGAGGACCATCAAACGAAGCGCAAGATCCATGCCCTCCTGGAGGGCATCTCGCCATCCACCCGGGAGGGCAAGTGGCAGCAACTTTTCATGCGCGCCCGGCTCCATGGAGTGAAGTCGATCCAAGAAGAGCTTCTCGGCTTCCTCATCGAAAACCCCGAGCACCCTCCCGCGAACTATTTCCGGGGGATGCACTTGGCAAGCGAGGCTGACGCGGCTGCGATCGCCCATCTCGAGAAAGCATCCGAGCGTCCCGATCTCTTCGAAGGATCGCTCAACATGCTTGCCGGTCTCTATGACCGTCTCGGGCGGAGCAGCGAGATCAGCACGCTCAAGAATCGCGCCCACTTCAACTTCGCAAGCATGCAGCGGGCCTTCGAAGAACGGAACTCGACGAGGACAAGCGATCGGTTCCTCCCACCGGAACTCGGACCTGAAGAGCAATCCCACCTGATGACCCTGTTACAGCGGCACGAAGCGATTCGCGGAGCTTGGGTCGCAAGGAAGAAGGTCTCCGAGTATCCCGCCTGGCGCAGCTATGTTCTCGTTTTGGCCTTCCCGCGTGGCATGCGGGACGGAGCAGCCATGGAGATCCTTCGCGAAGTGGTCGAGGGCATCTTCGTCGATGCCCATTTCCTCGCGATCCTCCACGACGGCGACGAGACACGGACAGCGGAGGCGGTCATGGGTTCCGAGGGCTCGCTCCTGTTGAAGCGCTAA
- a CDS encoding histidine kinase: MLFRLGCILLSAVAAITASAAPAFLPYQADEHTLHLWHLDEAGAPFKDDGISPTPLLGLLHGAEAGKSPFPGFGAAVSFSLASDSTPGMRRSYGPILLAKPALDYGPKDNVDPPFPVTGHDGAFTFEALVKLDCLPQDAPGLALDIVSMDDDAGANRVFIFRIEKPGFLSFLPISGSAVRGGGLATIPSTGPHAVAVGEWFHAAVAYDGRETAVNNLKLYWTRLSAGNEVANLIGQGTLTADLSPMLGDFAIGNSGAYSGGGGPWEFFPGSIDEVRISGTARQPYDFCFVSEDAKYRAVELSRRQPVKTPELGMMLRQVSVAETPVAMPQPGKPLVLGWGLHRLDFDFGLLPGVNADPLAVRCRLEGLDDEWHPSARGMTMEWEMLDSSGSSLARRLFAVTGSSTGWEIDALGSPLVNRTEPLFVPEETKKIRVTVSSGTPDTTGTWVIDDLSLARSSSPGTNLWPNGHFGIGERINQIGGIPAGWERRGTEPAIARVMQLGRSSALGLLDAEQDHSALWTSTQELPVKPAKGGETFLLSWAESYNVIPGASLRATYLNVPAGHYTFRAITVGNAPEAGTTHLSFPVIVREPFWQQGWFAPAVVAACVLMVGLASFAAYRRRSRHRLAAIKLQHAVERDRARIARDMHDDLGTRVTVLNLAASFVRRAIGGDPEKARQQILRLESAARDLVNAMDGLVWAVNPSNDTLDHLATHLSAVAQEIFRDSPAKIRISIPPDLPAVPLRSDFRHHFALGVKEALHNALKHAGPCDVSFRLSVVNGDLMAVIEDNGHGFDPAAHREGNGLRNLATRFEELGGTCNIDSTPGKGTRAVFRCQLPQVPALPRS, encoded by the coding sequence ATGCTTTTCCGGCTGGGTTGCATCTTGCTCTCCGCGGTGGCGGCCATCACGGCCTCCGCCGCACCTGCCTTCCTGCCCTATCAGGCGGACGAGCACACGCTGCACCTCTGGCACCTTGATGAGGCGGGAGCGCCCTTCAAGGACGACGGCATCAGCCCCACGCCCCTGTTGGGCCTGTTGCACGGGGCGGAAGCAGGCAAGTCTCCCTTCCCGGGGTTTGGTGCGGCGGTTTCCTTTTCCCTCGCCTCGGATTCGACCCCGGGGATGCGTCGCTCCTACGGGCCGATTCTGCTGGCGAAGCCGGCTCTCGATTACGGCCCGAAGGACAACGTGGATCCGCCCTTCCCGGTGACCGGCCATGACGGGGCCTTCACCTTCGAGGCGCTGGTGAAGCTGGATTGCCTGCCACAGGACGCTCCGGGACTGGCGCTGGATATCGTGAGCATGGACGACGATGCGGGCGCGAACCGGGTCTTCATCTTCCGGATCGAGAAACCGGGCTTCCTGAGTTTCCTGCCCATCTCCGGGAGCGCGGTTCGTGGCGGCGGTCTCGCGACCATTCCCTCCACCGGTCCGCATGCGGTGGCGGTGGGCGAGTGGTTCCACGCGGCGGTCGCCTATGACGGTCGCGAGACCGCGGTGAACAACCTGAAGCTCTACTGGACCCGGCTCTCCGCAGGCAACGAGGTGGCAAACCTGATCGGGCAGGGAACCCTGACTGCCGACCTCTCGCCGATGCTCGGTGACTTTGCGATCGGGAACTCGGGTGCCTATTCGGGAGGCGGCGGACCTTGGGAGTTCTTCCCCGGTTCCATCGATGAAGTGCGGATCAGCGGGACCGCGCGCCAGCCATACGACTTCTGTTTCGTCAGCGAAGACGCGAAGTACCGCGCGGTCGAGCTGTCGCGGCGGCAGCCGGTGAAGACTCCGGAGTTGGGGATGATGCTGCGGCAGGTATCCGTGGCGGAAACGCCGGTGGCCATGCCGCAGCCGGGCAAGCCGCTGGTGCTGGGCTGGGGCCTGCACCGCTTGGATTTCGATTTCGGGTTGCTACCCGGCGTGAATGCCGACCCGCTGGCCGTGCGCTGTCGCCTGGAGGGGCTGGACGACGAGTGGCACCCCTCGGCACGCGGGATGACGATGGAGTGGGAGATGCTCGACAGCAGCGGCAGCTCCCTCGCTAGGCGACTCTTTGCGGTGACCGGGTCCAGCACCGGCTGGGAGATCGATGCGCTTGGCTCGCCGCTGGTGAATCGCACCGAACCTCTTTTCGTCCCGGAAGAGACGAAGAAGATCCGAGTGACGGTGTCCTCCGGCACGCCGGACACGACGGGCACCTGGGTGATCGATGATCTCTCGCTCGCGCGGTCCAGTTCGCCGGGCACCAACCTCTGGCCCAACGGGCACTTCGGGATCGGCGAGCGGATCAACCAGATCGGTGGCATCCCCGCGGGCTGGGAGCGGCGTGGCACGGAGCCCGCGATCGCCCGCGTGATGCAGCTCGGCCGCAGCTCCGCGCTGGGTTTGCTGGATGCGGAGCAGGATCACTCGGCGCTGTGGACTTCCACGCAGGAGCTGCCGGTGAAGCCTGCCAAGGGCGGCGAGACCTTCCTGCTTTCCTGGGCGGAGTCTTACAACGTGATTCCCGGTGCCTCGCTGCGGGCGACCTATCTGAACGTCCCGGCGGGGCACTACACTTTCCGCGCGATCACGGTGGGGAATGCGCCTGAAGCCGGGACCACGCATCTGTCCTTCCCGGTCATCGTGCGGGAACCTTTCTGGCAGCAGGGCTGGTTCGCTCCCGCGGTGGTCGCCGCCTGTGTGCTGATGGTGGGACTGGCATCCTTCGCGGCCTACCGCCGCCGTTCTCGGCATCGCTTGGCGGCGATCAAGCTCCAGCATGCGGTGGAGCGCGACCGGGCGCGCATCGCACGGGATATGCACGACGATCTCGGCACTCGTGTCACGGTGCTGAATCTCGCCGCATCCTTCGTGCGGCGCGCCATCGGCGGCGATCCCGAGAAGGCGCGGCAGCAGATCTTGCGGCTGGAATCCGCGGCGCGGGATCTGGTGAATGCGATGGACGGGCTGGTGTGGGCGGTGAATCCCTCGAACGACACGCTGGACCATCTGGCGACGCACCTCTCCGCCGTGGCGCAGGAAATCTTCCGTGATAGTCCGGCGAAGATCCGGATCTCGATTCCGCCCGATCTCCCCGCCGTGCCCCTGCGCTCGGACTTCCGCCATCACTTCGCGCTCGGGGTGAAGGAGGCGCTGCACAATGCGCTCAAGCACGCGGGGCCCTGCGATGTTTCCTTCCGGCTCTCCGTGGTGAATGGCGATCTCATGGCGGTGATCGAGGATAATGGCCACGGCTTCGATCCCGCCGCGCACCGCGAAGGTAACGGTTTGAGAAATCTCGCAACCCGGTTCGAAGAGCTGGGCGGCACTTGCAACATCGATTCCACCCCCGGGAAGGGTACTCGTGCGGTCTTCCGTTGCCAGTTGCCCCAAGTTCCGGCATTGCCTCGTTCATGA
- a CDS encoding response regulator transcription factor, whose product MTSGKRSIAIVEDDSVLRESFREALNASDSWKVTGCYGRAESALPAIQKEPPDACVVDIQLPGLSGIQLLRKLKPLCPQTQFLMVTVFEDADRVFEALAAGASGYVLKKDIDSKLLESLDDVVAGGSPMSSGIARKVVQHFQIPVAEPNEEYHLTQREKETLDLLAKGYLYKEIAHELGVRMETVSFHLGNIYRKLHVRTRTEAVLKYMNRQPDA is encoded by the coding sequence ATGACCTCCGGCAAACGCTCCATCGCCATCGTGGAGGACGACTCCGTCCTGCGCGAATCGTTCCGCGAAGCTCTTAACGCCTCCGACTCCTGGAAGGTGACCGGCTGCTACGGTCGCGCGGAGTCCGCGCTGCCCGCGATCCAGAAGGAGCCGCCGGATGCCTGCGTGGTGGATATCCAGTTGCCCGGGCTCTCGGGGATCCAGCTCCTGCGCAAGCTCAAGCCGCTCTGTCCGCAGACGCAGTTCCTGATGGTGACCGTGTTCGAGGATGCGGACCGCGTCTTTGAAGCACTGGCAGCGGGGGCCTCCGGCTACGTGCTCAAGAAGGACATCGATTCGAAGCTGCTCGAATCGCTCGATGATGTGGTCGCGGGCGGTTCACCCATGTCGAGCGGGATTGCGCGCAAGGTGGTGCAGCACTTCCAGATCCCCGTGGCCGAGCCGAACGAGGAGTACCACCTGACCCAGCGCGAGAAGGAGACTCTCGACCTGCTGGCGAAAGGCTATCTCTACAAGGAGATCGCCCACGAACTGGGCGTGCGCATGGAGACCGTGAGCTTCCACCTCGGAAATATCTACCGGAAGCTCCACGTGCGCACGCGCACCGAAGCGGTGCTCAAATACATGAACCGTCAGCCTGACGCGTGA
- a CDS encoding DR2241 family protein, which translates to MKLAERLAGAIAAGVHRIGQVSIEADAGGYTLRHIDDESLPLAELELHENPEKARDICTWGSDGHYRFTKGELSLIRGWALKLSSADELKQALDLFYPAAIGLHFAAQDDRIEVEHLRTKLNRQTGMYRFARNLSDAGAQSLVKEVCGPGNCCVKKILWQIDEATPLEDSEASRYDGVVGGIAPDAAIPLLCREACNHFVAEARKASKAEADAAR; encoded by the coding sequence ATGAAGCTCGCTGAACGCCTGGCTGGAGCCATCGCCGCCGGTGTCCACCGCATCGGCCAAGTCTCGATCGAAGCGGATGCAGGAGGATATACCCTCCGCCACATCGACGACGAGAGTCTGCCTCTTGCGGAATTGGAGCTGCATGAGAATCCGGAGAAGGCACGCGACATCTGCACGTGGGGTTCGGATGGGCACTATCGATTCACGAAGGGTGAGCTTTCCCTGATCCGGGGTTGGGCGCTCAAGCTCTCCTCGGCGGATGAGCTCAAGCAGGCGCTCGATCTGTTCTATCCCGCCGCCATCGGACTGCACTTCGCCGCGCAGGACGACCGCATCGAAGTCGAGCATCTCCGTACCAAGCTCAACCGGCAGACCGGGATGTATCGTTTCGCCCGCAATCTCAGCGATGCGGGTGCGCAAAGCCTCGTCAAGGAAGTCTGCGGACCCGGCAATTGCTGCGTGAAGAAGATCCTTTGGCAGATTGATGAAGCCACTCCGCTCGAAGACAGCGAGGCTAGCCGCTATGACGGTGTCGTGGGTGGAATCGCGCCGGATGCGGCGATTCCCCTGCTCTGCCGCGAGGCTTGCAATCACTTCGTGGCCGAAGCCCGCAAGGCATCCAAGGCCGAGGCGGATGCCGCGCGCTGA
- a CDS encoding CbiX/SirB N-terminal domain-containing protein, which yields MSFSPKPHAALLIVGHGSTENPDSSTPYFEHAEEIRSRGLFGEVHCCFWKEEPSMREVKYMIDAEEVYVVPDFISEGYFTQDVIPRELQLEGPSTRRAGKTWHYTLPVGVHRSMTGLLLQRAREVAPDANPAETTLFIVGHGTGLNQNSTKAVRDQAELIKASGAGYAEVLDAYMEEQPFIAEWDKLAATPNVVVVPFFIADGLHSYQDIPVLLGIEAEPGEAASQRDVFRHNPHHLRGKTLYYSSAIGTGRNMADVILDQVTDFDAKYHEAR from the coding sequence ATGTCCTTCTCGCCCAAGCCGCATGCGGCCCTCCTCATCGTGGGGCACGGCTCGACGGAAAATCCGGATTCCTCCACGCCCTACTTCGAGCACGCGGAGGAGATCCGCTCCCGCGGTCTTTTCGGCGAGGTCCACTGCTGCTTCTGGAAGGAGGAACCCTCGATGCGCGAGGTCAAATACATGATCGACGCGGAGGAGGTCTACGTGGTGCCGGATTTCATCAGCGAGGGCTACTTCACGCAGGATGTGATCCCGCGGGAATTGCAGTTGGAGGGGCCTAGCACCCGCCGCGCCGGGAAGACTTGGCACTACACGCTGCCGGTGGGCGTGCATCGTTCGATGACCGGACTACTGCTGCAACGCGCGCGGGAGGTGGCGCCGGATGCGAACCCGGCGGAGACGACGCTTTTCATCGTCGGTCACGGCACCGGCCTGAACCAGAACTCAACCAAGGCGGTGCGGGATCAGGCGGAATTGATCAAGGCGTCCGGTGCGGGTTACGCCGAGGTTCTGGATGCCTACATGGAAGAGCAGCCCTTCATCGCGGAATGGGACAAGCTCGCCGCCACGCCGAATGTGGTGGTGGTGCCCTTCTTCATCGCGGACGGTCTGCACAGCTATCAGGACATCCCGGTGCTGCTGGGAATCGAGGCGGAGCCCGGGGAGGCTGCCAGCCAGCGCGATGTTTTCCGCCACAATCCGCATCACCTGCGGGGCAAGACGCTCTACTACTCCTCCGCGATCGGCACCGGCCGGAACATGGCGGATGTGATTCTCGATCAAGTGACCGACTTCGACGCGAAATATCATGAAGCTCGCTGA
- a CDS encoding lipoyl protein ligase domain-containing protein — protein sequence MLPRLQLWIDPVPREGPENMAVDQWLAETSRVPVLRPYRWTEGWGSFGYFVKHADLPPKDLRWVRRWTGGGIVDHRADWTYTLFIPRGLELAEARGAESYRVIHAAVVAALNGAGIPARLAGPAAPAAGGECFIQPVEHDVLDAEGRKIAGAGQRRTARGLLHQGSVGCVPPAAEALASELSVEVDLVSLEPPPEVISNLAGERYGKEGWTFRR from the coding sequence GTGCTTCCGCGCCTCCAGCTTTGGATCGACCCTGTCCCGCGCGAGGGCCCGGAGAACATGGCGGTGGACCAATGGCTTGCGGAAACTTCCCGTGTGCCGGTCCTACGCCCCTACCGCTGGACTGAGGGCTGGGGGAGCTTCGGTTACTTTGTGAAGCACGCCGATCTGCCGCCTAAGGATCTGCGCTGGGTGCGACGCTGGACCGGCGGCGGGATCGTCGATCACCGTGCGGACTGGACCTACACGCTCTTCATCCCGAGGGGACTAGAGCTGGCGGAGGCCCGCGGTGCGGAGAGCTATCGGGTGATCCACGCGGCAGTGGTGGCGGCCTTGAATGGGGCGGGGATTCCCGCGCGGCTCGCAGGTCCGGCGGCACCGGCAGCCGGGGGGGAATGCTTCATCCAGCCGGTGGAGCATGACGTGCTCGATGCAGAGGGCCGGAAGATCGCCGGGGCGGGCCAACGGAGGACCGCTAGGGGGCTTTTACATCAAGGCTCCGTCGGCTGTGTCCCCCCCGCGGCGGAGGCGCTGGCCTCGGAATTGTCCGTAGAGGTCGATTTGGTGAGCCTTGAGCCGCCTCCGGAGGTGATTTCCAACCTCGCCGGAGAGCGCTACGGCAAGGAAGGATGGACCTTCCGGAGATGA